The genomic interval GTAAAGGCCGCTGCGGCGGATTCGGGTGTCTCCGCGATCGTCATCCGCTGCGAGGGCCGCACCTTCTTCGCCGGCGCCGATATCACCGAATTCGGCAAGCCGCCGCAGGCGCCTGGCCTGCCGGATGTGTGCGATCTGATCGAACAAAGCAGCAAACCGGTGGTCGCGGCCATCCACGGCACGGCGCTGGGCGGCGGCCTCGAGGTCGCGCTCGGTTGCCATTATCGCATCGCGGTTCCGACCGCGAAGCTGGGCTTGCCTGAAGTGAAGCTTGGGCTGCTGCCGGGCGCAGGCGGCACGCAGCGTCTGCCGCGTGTCGCGGGCGTCGCCGACGCGCTGCCCATGATTGTGTTCGGCGATCCGGTCAGCGCCAAGAAGGCCGAGAGCATCGGTCTCGTCGATCGCATCGCCGGCGAAGATTCGCTTGAGGCCGACGCCATCGCTTTCGCGCGCGAGATCGCAAAGAAGACACCGCTACCGGTGAGCAGCGCACGCACGGACAAGATCGAAGCCGCGAAGGCCGATGCCGGCGTGTTCGAGCGCTTCGTCACCGAGAACGCACGCAAGCTGCGTGGGCTCGACGCGCCGGCTGCGTGCATAGAAGCTGTACGTGCGGCGGTCGATTTGTCGTACGCCGAAGGCGTCAAGAAAGAGCGCGAGGTCTTCTTCAAGCTGCTGACCGGCAACCAATCCAAGGCGCTGCGCCACGTTTTCTTCGCCGAACGCGCGGCCGCGAAGATCGACGGCATCCCGGCCGATACGCCGGTATTGCCAATCAAGAAGGTTGGCATGCTCGGCGCTGGCACGATGGGCGGCGGCATCACCATGAATTTCCTGTCGGCCGGCATCCCGGTTACGATCGTGGAGCGCGAACAAGCCGCGCTCGATCGTGGTGTCTCGATCATCCGCAAGAATTACGAGAACACCGCGAAGAAGGGCCGTATCACCGCCGAGCAAGTCGAGAAGGCAATGAGTCTGCTCACGCCAACGCTCGACTTCAACGCGCTCGCCGACAGCGATCTCGTCATCGAAGCCGTATTCGAAAACATGGACATCAAGCGCGACGTGTTCCGCCGTCTCGACGCCACGATCAAGCCCGGCGCGATCCTGGCCTCGAACACGTCCTATCTCAACGTCGATGAAATGGCGGCGGAGACCAAGCGGCCGGAAAGCGTCATCGGCCTGCACTTCTTCTCGCCGGCCAATGTGATGAAGCTCTTGGAAGTGGTGCGGGGCGCCAAGACATCGCCGGCTGTGCTGAAGACCAGCATGGAATTGGCCCGCAAGATCGGCAAAGTCGCGGTTGTCTCCGGCGTGTGCCCTGGCTTCATCGGCAATCGCATGCTGAGTCAGCGCCAGGCGCAAGCGCAGGCCCTGATCCTCGAAGGCGCGAAGCCCTGGGATGTCGATCGCGTGCTGACGCAATTCGGTTTCCCGATGGGGCCATTCCAAATGTCGGACCTCGCTGGTCTCGATATCGGCTGGAGCGCGGAAACGTCGAAGAGCGAGTCTGTGCGCGACGTTTTGTGCGAGCGTGGCCGTCGCGGTCAGAAGACCGGCAAGGGCTTTTACGATTACGACGAGAACCGCAAATCGTCGCCGTCGCCCGAAACCGAAGCCATCATCGCCGACTTCATCGCTAAGTCAGGCAAGCAACAGCGCGCCGTCAGCGATGAAGAAATCCTCGAACGCCTGCTCTATCCCATGGTCAACGAGGGCGCGAAGATTCTTGAGGAGAAGATGGCCCAGCGCGCCTCCGACATCGATATCGTCTGGCTCAACGGCTATGGCTGGCCGGCCTACACCGGCGGCCCGATGTTCTGGGCGGACACCGTGGGGCTCGACAAGATCGCCGCGGCGCTCGGCAAGTACGGCGTCGAGGTCGCGCCGTTGCTGAAGGCGAAGGCCGAGAAGGGCGAAAGCTTCAACTGAGGCGATCGCCCGCAATTGAGCTTATCCAGAAGCCTGCCGTACAATGTGCGGCAGGCTATTGATTGGTGAGTTCATGCGCGTTGTGGTCCGCACAATTGTCATCGCTGCGTCATGCACGCTTGCGCTCGCCGGCTGCGCCAGCGGTTCGCGGTCCGATTTCGGGATCATAAATCGCGACGGCGCCTATCCGATTGGTTTTCCCGGCGTGCGCTTTTCGATCGAGGATCGTGAGGCGGCGTTGGCTCTAGAACAGGGCTTGAGCCAAGGCGTGCCGCGTGGCGCCGACGGACATTTCGACTTGATCGCACTCTCGGGCGGCGGCTCGAACGGCGCTTATACGGCGGGGTTGATCACGGCTTGGACGGAGCGCGGCGATCGCCCAGACTTTGAAGTGGTCACAGGCGTGTCCACAGGCGCGCTCGCGGCGCCGTTCGTGTTTCTTGGTCCAGACTATGACGATGAATTGCGCGAGGCTTATACCAGCGACCAAGCTTCCGATTTGCTTCAAAACCGCGGCCTCCGCGCCTTCGTCGGCTCGGGTGTGTTTCGCGCCGGGCCGTTGCGCGAACTGATTGAGACTTACATCGACGCCGCGTTGCTTGAGCGCATCGCCGCCGAGCACAATGCTGGCCGCACGTTATTGGTGGCGACCACCGATCTCGATTCAGAGCGCGGTGTGATCTGGAATATGGGCGCGATCGCCGCGCGCGGCGGGCCGGAAGCGCTCGAACTCTTTCGCGACGTGCTGCAGGCCTCCGCGAGCATCCCAGGCGCCTTTCCGCCCGTGATGATTCACGCGCAGCGTGGCTTGGCCGCGGATGGCGCGCCCGACGTGTTCAGTGAGATGCATGTCGATGGCGGCGTGATGAATCCGTTTGTGGCGCTGCCGCAAATGCTTTGGACGTGGGATGATCAGAACCGCGTGCTGGAGGGCGGTCGGGTCTGGGTGATTGTGAACGGCAAGGCCGACCCCGAATTGGAGGTCACGATCGATGCGCCCATCAGCGTCGCGGAGCGGGCCCTCAACGCCGCACTCAAGGCCAATCTCCGCGCAACGCTCATCGCCAACGCCGCATTCGCACGGCGTAACGCCATGGAGTATCACGTC from Vitreimonas flagellata carries:
- a CDS encoding 3-hydroxyacyl-CoA dehydrogenase NAD-binding domain-containing protein yields the protein MSAVTTRKDGDVLVVSANNPPVNALGHAVRAGLEAAVKAAAADSGVSAIVIRCEGRTFFAGADITEFGKPPQAPGLPDVCDLIEQSSKPVVAAIHGTALGGGLEVALGCHYRIAVPTAKLGLPEVKLGLLPGAGGTQRLPRVAGVADALPMIVFGDPVSAKKAESIGLVDRIAGEDSLEADAIAFAREIAKKTPLPVSSARTDKIEAAKADAGVFERFVTENARKLRGLDAPAACIEAVRAAVDLSYAEGVKKEREVFFKLLTGNQSKALRHVFFAERAAAKIDGIPADTPVLPIKKVGMLGAGTMGGGITMNFLSAGIPVTIVEREQAALDRGVSIIRKNYENTAKKGRITAEQVEKAMSLLTPTLDFNALADSDLVIEAVFENMDIKRDVFRRLDATIKPGAILASNTSYLNVDEMAAETKRPESVIGLHFFSPANVMKLLEVVRGAKTSPAVLKTSMELARKIGKVAVVSGVCPGFIGNRMLSQRQAQAQALILEGAKPWDVDRVLTQFGFPMGPFQMSDLAGLDIGWSAETSKSESVRDVLCERGRRGQKTGKGFYDYDENRKSSPSPETEAIIADFIAKSGKQQRAVSDEEILERLLYPMVNEGAKILEEKMAQRASDIDIVWLNGYGWPAYTGGPMFWADTVGLDKIAAALGKYGVEVAPLLKAKAEKGESFN
- a CDS encoding patatin-like phospholipase family protein; amino-acid sequence: MRVVVRTIVIAASCTLALAGCASGSRSDFGIINRDGAYPIGFPGVRFSIEDREAALALEQGLSQGVPRGADGHFDLIALSGGGSNGAYTAGLITAWTERGDRPDFEVVTGVSTGALAAPFVFLGPDYDDELREAYTSDQASDLLQNRGLRAFVGSGVFRAGPLRELIETYIDAALLERIAAEHNAGRTLLVATTDLDSERGVIWNMGAIAARGGPEALELFRDVLQASASIPGAFPPVMIHAQRGLAADGAPDVFSEMHVDGGVMNPFVALPQMLWTWDDQNRVLEGGRVWVIVNGKADPELEVTIDAPISVAERALNAALKANLRATLIANAAFARRNAMEYHVAAIPEAFEGGDGLDFSKEARVAVFDLGRARMIADEAWTHFVEENEARAR